In Harmonia axyridis chromosome X, icHarAxyr1.1, whole genome shotgun sequence, a single window of DNA contains:
- the LOC123686134 gene encoding fork head domain-containing protein FD5-like, which yields MPRPPRESYGDHKPPYSYISLTAMAIWSSPEKMLPLSEIYRFITDRFPYYRRNTQRWQNSLRHNLSFNDCFIKIPRRPDRPGKGAFWALHPSALDMFENGSFLRRRKRFKLPKNIHEELESLSKLNNSSFSLPAHAPSTPTSAPLPNISSMVCPVSTGLPLPVPPITPTSTTLKSFSIDSIIQNDNKNVPPPIPPQTSPYFTNPPTSQTLPSLPWVIPQPEVTQPSDLQSEKNLIMAQQAAFFEYAAALISMNASSSVYKSGVIRPMPVMPSALYPTPPCHPVSMPVQYSFCLPSNVRTIDYKTGQICDKSDLDKSLPLLNLIADKNKNVNLDTSSCSSEEAINI from the coding sequence atgccGCGGCCTCCAAGGGAAAGTTACGGAGATCACAAGCCGCCGTACTCCTACATTTCCCTCACGGCAATGGCAATATGGAGTTCACCGGAGAAGATGCTGCCCCTTTCTGAAATCTACAGGTTCATCACAGACCGATTCCCCTACTACCGCAGAAACACCCAACGTTGGCAGAACTCACTGAGGCACAACCTCTCCTTCAACGACTGCTTCATCAAGATACCACGAAGACCTGACAGACCTGGAAAAGGTGCTTTCTGGGCTCTTCATCCCTCCGCTTTGGACATGTTCGAGAACGGGAGTTTCCTTAGGAGAAGAAAGAGGTTCAAACTGCCAAAAAATATACACGAAGAGCTCGAAAGCCTTTCCAAGTTAAACAATAGTTCCTTCAGCCTGCCTGCGCATGCTCCATCGACTCCGACCTCGGCGCCTCTGCCTAATATATCGTCGATGGTCTGTCCTGTTAGCACCGGTTTGCCTCTGCCTGTGCCTCCAATAACTCCAACGTCAACTACGCTGAAGTCCTTCAGCATAGACAGTATTATACAAAATGACAATAAGAATGTGCCCCCACCAATCCCGCCCCAAACATCTCCCTATTTCACCAACCCCCCCACTTCTCAAACTCTACCGAGTCTCCCTTGGGTGATACCCCAACCCGAAGTGACACAACCAAGTGATCTGCAAAGTGAAAAGAACTTGATAATGGCTCAGCAAGCAGCTTTCTTCGAATATGCTGCCGCTCTGATTTCTATGAACGCTTCTTCTAGTGTCTATAAAAGTGGAGTGATAAGGCCAATGCCTGTGATGCCGAGTGCTTTGTATCCTACGCCACCGTGTCACCCTGTATCGATGCCTGTGCAATATTCCTTTTGCTTACCTAGCAATGTACGTACTATAGATTATAAGACTGGGCAAATTTGTGATAAATCGGATTTAGACAAATCATTACCTCTACTTAACTTAATTGCTGATAAAAACAAGAATGTCAACTTAGATACGTCGTCATGTTCTTCAGAAGAAGCAATtaatatataa